GCGGTATTTGCCCGTCAGCAGGCATTGTATCTGAACGCCTTTGTGGTTCTGGAACTCGCGCGAATGATGCTTCGTCTCGTGCTGGTGCCCACCTATCCGGGATTGCGACTTTTTCCGATCAGTGCGGAAACGGCGCGGTTCTGGACGGCGCGCGTCAGTTGGCTGCTTCTGGGTGCCGGCTACGGCATGATGGTGGTGGTACCCGTGCTCCGTCGTGTTTATGGGCAGGATGCGGCGCAGATCACTGCCAGTGTGATTGCGCTGGTGGGGTTCCTCTGGACCGTGACGACCCTGCTGAAGCAGCGTGGCACGATTCGTGATGCATTGATGCAGGCCGCTACGCATCGCAAGGGCCCGGTGGCCGGCTGGTTCCTTTCCGTGCTGGCTCAGATCTGGCACGTGCTGGCTGTCGGCTATGTGGCTATGGTATTTCTTGTTGCGATCACCCGGCCCAGTGACGCATTGCCCTTTATTGGCTCGGCCACGGGGTACAGTGCGCTGATCCTGGCCGGTGGGTTTCTGGTTTCGGGACTGCTTTCGCAGATTCTGGGGGGCGAGGTCCGGCTCAAGGATCATCACCGCCAGCGACTGCCCCGACTTGAGCAGCGACTCAACACCTATCTCCCCTGGTTGCTGCGCATGCTGCGTGCATTGATCGTTCTGGCAGTTGTTGCCGGCATCCTGGCGGTGTGGCGGGTCACCAACCTGTTCGAGTGGCTGACGACCCCGGTGGGCCAACGTTTCCTGAGCAGCGTATTCGATATTTTCTTCGTAATCGGTCTGGCGTTGTTCGCCTGGCTGGTCATCGCGAGCCTCATCGAGGTCAAGTTGATCGCAGAGCGGGATCATATGCCCTCGGCTCGGATCAAGACGCTGCTTGCCCTGTTCCGCAACGTGGTGGCTATCGCGCTGGTGACCATGACCCTGATGATGGTTCTGTCGGAACTGGGCGTGAATATCGGTCCCTTGCTGGCCGGTGCCGGCGTACTGGGGCTCGCCATCGGCTTCGGGGCGCAGAAATTGGTTCAGGATGTTATTACCGGCATCTTCATACAGCTGGAAAACGCGATCAACACGGGGGATACGGTGACGGCCGGCGGCGTGACCGGAACCGTCGAGAACCTGACGATCCGCTCCGTGGGCATGCGCGATCTGTCCGGGACCTACCACATCGTGCCGTTTTCTTCGGTCGGCGTCGTGTCGAACTTCATGCGGGGCTTTGCCTACCACAAGGCGGAGTACGGTATTGCCTATCGAGAAAGCATCGACGATGCGATCGCACATCTGCGCGCGGCATTCGACGACCTCATGGCCGACCCGTTGATGAAGCACAAGATTCTCGAGCCGATCCAGATCCCCGGCGTCACTGAACTTGCCGCCAGTTCGGTCAACATTCGCGTCATGATCAAGACGACCCCGGGTGATCAGTGGGCGGTCGGCCGTGCCTACAATCGTCTGGTCAAGTTGCATTTCGACGCGGCCGGCATCGAGATTCCGTTTCCCCATACCACGCTCTATTTCGGGGAGGATAAATCCGGTACGCCAACGGCGGCTCAGCTGCAACTCACCCGACGCCCCGCGCGGTCGGATACCGAGGATGGCGAAAAAAAGGGAACGGATGCAGCCACTCGGCCGAGCCAGGACGAGGCGACCCGCTGGATGCCCGACAAATCGGATGTCGACGGTGATTCAGGGCATTGAGTCCGGCGAATAGGGGTTTGCGATCGCGCATCGCGGTGCCCGGCTCAGTCAGGTCTGAAACGGCGTGCTCGGACACGAATGCGCGTCCGGGCGTGCATGCCGATCACGAGCGGGAGCGCAATGCCCAGTAACGTGTGCACGATCGCCGCCTGATGGGCGACTGCTTCCAATGGGCTATACAGCAGCAGAATGGCCGTGACCGCCAGCAGGGCGATGAGGCTGGTCGCGAACGCGCCTGAAACGCGTTTTTCCCCGCGAAGCCAGCCGGCTCGTATATGGACGATGGTCACTGCGCCAAGCAGGAACACCAGCACAAATCCGCTCAGTACATGGATGCCCGTGACGAGATTGCGGAGCAAGCCCGAGGGATACCAGGGCAAGTCCAGTTCCATTTGCATTGTCAGCAGGAGCGGAATCAGCAGGATACCGGTGGCGAGGAGTGCCAGGCCCACGAAGCCAAGCACCGGTATGAAACTGGCGGGGTACCCCTGCCTGCGGAACTTCTCGACAAGCATCATGCGCCCCGGGCTGCGTTTGGCTCGCTGATCAAGTGCCCGCCCAGCACCCGTACGCTATGAGCCGCCTCCTGCGGAGGGGTATTGGCAGCCACCTTGGTCAATGCGTCAGCCAGCCATGCCTGAGGTGCAATCACGGTCCAGGTGCCTTTCTGTCGGTCGGGGACGTCGATGACCAGTTCCGCCGGGAAGCAGTCGGGATCGAGGCCCGCGCTTGACGTGGCGCAGGCGCCGCGTTCGAGCAGACCGAGATGTACCCTGCCAGAGGGCGTATCGCGCAGAATCGGACGGGGGGGGCCGAAGCATCGCCAATCGCCACCGGCATTGACCAGCGCGGCGGTCAAGCCCGAGGACCTAAGGCGGGCGAGGGCACGGTCGACGGCCCATCCTTTCGCGATGCCGTCGAGGGTCAGTAGTACGGGCCGCCTGCGTTCGATATGACAACCGGATAGCAGGATGTCGTCGGCCGTGCCGCGGCGAACATAGGGAGTCTCCGGTGCGGGGTAGCGACCGGAATCGACCAGCAGACCACCGACCGTCGGATTGAATCGGTGCGCACTGCGTACCGCCAAGTTTAGGGCGAGCCGAATGACCCGTGCGGTCCAGGGGTGAATGCTGATTGCCGCACGGCTCCGATTCAATCTCCCGAGGTCACTGGTGGAGGACTGTACGCTCATCAGCCTACCGACTCGTTCGATTTCTGAAAAGGCGGCATCTAACGCCTGATGGATGCGCTCGATCGACTGGGAGCCGGTTGCCTGGATTTCCACGAAGGTACCCAGTAACGGCCGCATCCGCTGTACGCAATGGTTCATGGCTGGATTCGCCCGTCGAGCACCACCTTTTGCAGCGCAAGCAGGCGTTTGACGCCGTTGGTGATGTTGCGGCAGGAAAGTGTCGCGCCGCTGATGTTGCGGATGTCCGACCCCAGCGAGAGGGTGCTCGCTCGCGTTTTTCCGAGAAACTGTCCGCGCCATTCGGCCTGACGGACTTCGCCCCCGTAGGTTTCGCGGTAGTCCATGATTTCAATGCCTAGCACCTGTCCTTGAGGCGAAAGCGCCAGGGCATACCGAATGAATTCATGTTTGCCGATGACGCGATCTTCAATGTACCAGCCGGTTGGTTGACCATCAGTCTCTACGCGCCAGACCGGCTGGTCCTGCCAGCGTTGGGTCACCCCGCTGAGTTCGGCAATGCGCCCCTTTTGCTGATCGTTCAGCTTGACCGTTTCGACAACGAAGCGGCTGGCGGATGGAAAAAGGATCCGTTGGGCCGCGGCCGTGTCCAGGTATTCGGTGGCCTGGGCCGCTGGCATCAGGATCGGGGCGACGACCAGTAATGGCGTGAACTTCATGACAGATCCTCCTAGAAGTTGTAGCCGATCTTCAGGCGTAGCTCGTTCTTGGTCTTTTCGATGAGATGCAGGTTGCGGTCATTCTGTTCCGGAAAACGTTCTCCGCCGCCAACGAGTTGCGGCAACCAGGTCAGGGTCGCCCACCAGCGGCGGTCCGCATAGTGGAGGGAGGGGCCGCCCTGAACCGACCAGCGCTCGGTGCCGACTTCCGTTTCGAACTCGGTCTGATAAAAGACTTCATAGCCGACGGACCAATTGGGCGCGAATCGATAGGACACACCGAAGCCGGACATGAATTCGATCTCCATCTCCGGTTCCGTGGGCCATTCGTAATTCTCCGGCAACGGGGAAACGGCCTTGCGATGGGCGTAGGTGGTCTCCACGCCGAGATTGCCTGCGAGCACGAGTTGACCGTCCATCAGATATTTTTGGGCGAGTAGCTTGTAGTCGAGCGAATAGGTGTTCTTTCTCTGGCCGGAATGCGGATCGAGCCAGTTGTAATCAAGGCTCATATAGCTCGCCAGACCGATATCGTCGAGCGCAGGCGTCAGAAACGCGTACTTTGCAGACGCTTCGATACCGGAGGGTTTGAAGGCATAGCGTTCGTTCTTGGGAATGTATGCATCGATCAGTAGATCGTTGATTCGTATCCCTTGTGCCTTGAATGCAAAACCGGCGCTGAATCGATGGGTGACGCCGCGCTCGTACTCGATCTGGTAGTCCGTTGCACGATAGGTGCCGGCACCCTTGTCCCAGCGATGGGTCGCATAACCATAGAGTTCGTTGGCGTTCTGAGGCAGGGGTTCCGCCCCCTTGATATAGCCAAAGAGGTTTTCGTCCGCCTGGGCCTGCATGACAGTGACGGTGGTGCACAGACCAATGAAGCCAGCGAGGAAATTTGAGTAGTTCCTGGATAGAGAAAGAAGACGCATGAATAAAACCAACCTATAGACGAATGAGAACGATTCGCACTATCTATAAGTGTTGAGCGGTTGTCAAGAGGCGCGTGACCGCACGGGTCGCAAAAGAGAATGGTGATACTATATCTTTGTTTTCAGTAGTATAATGGCGCGATACTCATATCCGCTGCATGCAAGGCGCAACCGCGACTGTCATAAAAACTTCATCGTTTTGTCATGAACTGTCATTTTTCCATTGCGATACTGATCAGGAACCGTGCCTTTGCATGGTTGTTGCTATCCAAACACACCTTATCGGGGGATTAACTGATGATGTTTAACAAGAAGCTGATCGCTAGCGCGGTTCTGGCTGCTGCTACGGCGTTTTCTTTGTCTGCGCATGCTGACGAAGTCAACAAAATCACTGGTGCGGGCTCATCCTTCGCCTACCCGATCATCTCCAAGTGGGCAGCTGCCTACAAGAAGGCCACCGGCGTAGAAGTGAACTATCAGTCTGTTGGTTCAGGTGCCGGTATCAAGCAGATCATCGCCAAGACTGTCGACTTCGGCGCATCCGATGATCCGATGACTGTCGAAGACCTCGAAAAGAATGGTCTGACCCAGTGGCCCCTGATCATGGGTGGCGAAGTCATCGTTGCCAACATCCCCGGCAACAAGCAGGGCGAGCTGGCCATCAGCGGTCCGGTCCTGGCCGACATCATGATGGGCAAGATCACCAAGTGGAACGATCCTGCCCTCCAGAAGCTGAACCCGGGCAAGAAGCTGCCGGATCTGGCCATCACCGTTGTTCACCGTTCTGACGCTTCCGGCACCACTGCGATTTTCACCAACTACCTGTCCAAGGTTAGCCCGGAGTGGAAAGAGAAAGTCGGCGAAGGCAAGACCGTTACCTGGCTGTCCAAGGGCAACCTGGGTGGTAAGGGCAACGAAGGTGTTGCTTCCTACACCGGCCGCATCAAGGGCGCCATCGGTTACGTTGAATACGCCTATGCACTGCAGAACAAGCTGCCCTACATGGATATGATCAACAGCGCCGGCAAGCGCGTTGCGCCGACCATGGCCAACTTCGCTGCTGCTGCTTCCCACGCTGACTGGGAACACACCCCGGCCTTCCGCGTTGTTCTGACCGACCAGCCTGGCGATGACAGCTGGCCGATTACCGGTTCTACGTTCGCCATCGTGCACAAGGACCCGGAAAACCCGGCTCAGGTCAAGGCTGTTCTCGACTTCTTCAAGTGGTCCATGGATCATGGTCAGTCCGAAGCCAAGGAACTGCACTACATTCCGATTCCGGAAAGCGTCGAGAAGCTGATCGAGGCTTCTTGGGCCAAGAACATCAAGCTGAAGTAATAAAAGTTTGATTCGATGGGCAGGGGCTAGTATTTTACTGGCCCCTGTTTTCACTCAAAGAGTCACTGCTTAGTTTTGCCGCAAACCATTTCTTGATGGGCTGGCAAACCTAAGCAACCCTCCATGAATTAAGGCGATTTAATGGCGACACCCGAAGAACAGTTGATACTGCATCGACAACTCCAGGCAAAGAGTTCCGGAGTTCTGCTCGACAGAATATTCAAGGGTTCGGCATTCTCGTTTGCGGCACTTGTTCTGATCGTACTGTTCGGGATCATGCTGATGCTTTTCAAGGAAGCATGGCCGACATTTGCGCATTTCGGTTTCGGTTTTTTCGCAAGCGCGGAATGGGATGCCGTCAATAACAAGTATGGCGCGATCATCCCGATCATTGGCACGCTAGTGACTTCATTGATTGCTGTCGTCATCGGCGTTCCGGTGAGTTTTGGGATTGCAATCTTCATTACCCTGATGGCGCCGAATTGGATGAAACGTCCTGTTGGTATCGCCATCGAATTGCTGGCGGCCGTTCCCTCCATCATCTATGGCATGTGGGGCCTGTTCTATTTCGCGCCCTGGTTCGCCAATTCCGTGCAACCGATCATGACCGATACCTTGGGTGAATTGCCTGTTCTGGGTCAGTTCTTTCAGGGGCCGCCGATTGGTGTGAGTATCTTCACGGCCGGTGTGGTGCTCGCAATCATGATCATTCCGTTCATTGCTTCGGTCATGCGCGACATGTTCGAGATCGTGCCCACCACACTGAAGGAATCGGCCTATGCCATGGGCTCGACGACCTGGGAGGTCGTTTGGAAGGTCATTCTGCCCTATACCAAGGCCGGTGTGGTTGGCGGGATCATTCTTGGCCTGGGACGTGCCATGGGTGAAACGATGGCGGTTGCGTTCGTGGTCGGTAACTCTCTGGAACTCAATACCGGACTTTTCTATCCTGGCGCAACCATCGCCTCGACCATGGCCAACGAATTCAACGAGGCAAGTGGCCTGCATATGTCGTCGCTGATCGCTCTGGGGCTCATCCTTTTCATAATCACCTTTCTGGTCCTATCCATTGCCAAGTGGTTCCTGATGATTCTCGAGCGCGCCCACCAAGGCACCAGTACTTAATTTTCGTTGGGCCTGAGACATGACCAAGTATCAAGTTCGTAAGATTGTCAATTTCATCAACCTTTCTGCCTCGATTCTCGTGACCCTGTTCGGACTGGTCATGCTGGCCTGGATCCTGTCCGTTCTGTTCGGCAAGGGCTTTCAGTACATCAACTGGGCCGTGTTTACACAGATGACCCCGCCGCCCGGTGCAAATGGTGGTCTGCTTAATGCCATCGTCGGTACCTTAGGTTTGACCGTGCTTGCCGTATTGATCGGTACGCCAATCGGTGTGATGGCCGGTACCTATCTGGCCGAATTCGGTATGAAGGGCACCTTCTCCAATGTCGTCCGATTTATCAACGATGTCCTCCTTTCTGCGCCATCGATTGTCGTTGGTGTATTCGTGTATACCCTGGTCGTTGAGCCGTCCGGACATTTCTCCGGATGGGCTGGCGCAATCGCCCTATCGATATTGGTGATACCCGTTGTCGTTCGGACGACGGAAGATATGCTCAAACTGGTGCCCACGCCGATGCGTGAGGCCGCTGCAGCATTGGGGGCTCCGAGGTACAAGGTGACGATTTCAATCGTCTACAAAGCTGCGCTGAGCGGTATGATCACGGGCGTATTGTTGGCCACGGCCCGAATCATGGGCGAGACGGCGCCGCTGCTCTTTACGGCGCTGAACAACCAGTTCTGGTCGGTTGACATGAATCAACCGATGGCGAACATGCCCGTCGTCATCTATCAATACGCCCTCAGCCCTTACGAAGACTGGCAGAATCTGGCTTGGGCCGCTGCGCTCCTGATCACCATCAGTGTCCTGCTGATGAATATTCTCGCGCGGTACACCCTGAAATCGCCCACGTCACGGTAGTCCCGTTGGCTAGTTATTTTGAAGTAGAGATCAATTTATGACAGCAACCACGATGTCCGATGCGCAGCCGAATAATTCCAACATGGGATTGAACATGGCTACCGCCCTGAAGGAATCAGAGGAACGAGCGGGATTAATGGACAAGATGGAGTCGGTTCGACAGATCGACGGTGCCAAGATCGATATTCGGGACTTGTCGTTCTTTTACGGCAAATTCAAGGCACTGCATAACATTTCGATGCAGATTCCCGATAAGCAGGTTACGGCGTTCATTGGACCTTCCGGTTGCGGTAAATCCACACTGCTGCGGATCTTCAATCGTATTTACGACCTCTATCCGGGACAGTCCGCCACCGGTGAGGTGACCCTGGATGGTTTATCGATCCTGAGTCCGAAGGTCGATGTGAACATGCTGCGCGCCAAGATCGGCATGGTGTTCCAGAAACCCACGCCTTTCCCGATGTCGATTTACGACAACGTGGCGTTTGGGGTTCGGCTGTACGAGAAACTGTCCAAATCAGAGC
The Halothiobacillus diazotrophicus DNA segment above includes these coding regions:
- a CDS encoding mechanosensitive ion channel domain-containing protein; the protein is MKFLGRVAALVFMVGLSCGMVPTVQAGVLPLPTSESAAPSDGKADHPVDYRALADMLKDPKARAALIKTLDHLAADAGQTADGKDHGAQSDAGDAEANEPADHSLASRMAMETSVFFQDIGQSVEGTYQRIRRLMNGEHGVFELDRFLAGLWPMMALILLSYGLWLLAERLFRPLLIRLNQWAGRGSTRQHLLRASLSLLFAGGVGLGVLALIYVVGNAVSVWLAGDVAVFARQQALYLNAFVVLELARMMLRLVLVPTYPGLRLFPISAETARFWTARVSWLLLGAGYGMMVVVPVLRRVYGQDAAQITASVIALVGFLWTVTTLLKQRGTIRDALMQAATHRKGPVAGWFLSVLAQIWHVLAVGYVAMVFLVAITRPSDALPFIGSATGYSALILAGGFLVSGLLSQILGGEVRLKDHHRQRLPRLEQRLNTYLPWLLRMLRALIVLAVVAGILAVWRVTNLFEWLTTPVGQRFLSSVFDIFFVIGLALFAWLVIASLIEVKLIAERDHMPSARIKTLLALFRNVVAIALVTMTLMMVLSELGVNIGPLLAGAGVLGLAIGFGAQKLVQDVITGIFIQLENAINTGDTVTAGGVTGTVENLTIRSVGMRDLSGTYHIVPFSSVGVVSNFMRGFAYHKAEYGIAYRESIDDAIAHLRAAFDDLMADPLMKHKILEPIQIPGVTELAASSVNIRVMIKTTPGDQWAVGRAYNRLVKLHFDAAGIEIPFPHTTLYFGEDKSGTPTAAQLQLTRRPARSDTEDGEKKGTDAATRPSQDEATRWMPDKSDVDGDSGH
- a CDS encoding FAD:protein FMN transferase, translating into MNHCVQRMRPLLGTFVEIQATGSQSIERIHQALDAAFSEIERVGRLMSVQSSTSDLGRLNRSRAAISIHPWTARVIRLALNLAVRSAHRFNPTVGGLLVDSGRYPAPETPYVRRGTADDILLSGCHIERRRPVLLTLDGIAKGWAVDRALARLRSSGLTAALVNAGGDWRCFGPPRPILRDTPSGRVHLGLLERGACATSSAGLDPDCFPAELVIDVPDRQKGTWTVIAPQAWLADALTKVAANTPPQEAAHSVRVLGGHLISEPNAARGA
- a CDS encoding FMN-binding protein, whose protein sequence is MKFTPLLVVAPILMPAAQATEYLDTAAAQRILFPSASRFVVETVKLNDQQKGRIAELSGVTQRWQDQPVWRVETDGQPTGWYIEDRVIGKHEFIRYALALSPQGQVLGIEIMDYRETYGGEVRQAEWRGQFLGKTRASTLSLGSDIRNISGATLSCRNITNGVKRLLALQKVVLDGRIQP
- a CDS encoding DUF6662 family protein, producing the protein MRLLSLSRNYSNFLAGFIGLCTTVTVMQAQADENLFGYIKGAEPLPQNANELYGYATHRWDKGAGTYRATDYQIEYERGVTHRFSAGFAFKAQGIRINDLLIDAYIPKNERYAFKPSGIEASAKYAFLTPALDDIGLASYMSLDYNWLDPHSGQRKNTYSLDYKLLAQKYLMDGQLVLAGNLGVETTYAHRKAVSPLPENYEWPTEPEMEIEFMSGFGVSYRFAPNWSVGYEVFYQTEFETEVGTERWSVQGGPSLHYADRRWWATLTWLPQLVGGGERFPEQNDRNLHLIEKTKNELRLKIGYNF
- the pstS gene encoding phosphate ABC transporter substrate-binding protein PstS, with protein sequence MMFNKKLIASAVLAAATAFSLSAHADEVNKITGAGSSFAYPIISKWAAAYKKATGVEVNYQSVGSGAGIKQIIAKTVDFGASDDPMTVEDLEKNGLTQWPLIMGGEVIVANIPGNKQGELAISGPVLADIMMGKITKWNDPALQKLNPGKKLPDLAITVVHRSDASGTTAIFTNYLSKVSPEWKEKVGEGKTVTWLSKGNLGGKGNEGVASYTGRIKGAIGYVEYAYALQNKLPYMDMINSAGKRVAPTMANFAAAASHADWEHTPAFRVVLTDQPGDDSWPITGSTFAIVHKDPENPAQVKAVLDFFKWSMDHGQSEAKELHYIPIPESVEKLIEASWAKNIKLK
- the pstC gene encoding phosphate ABC transporter permease subunit PstC — encoded protein: MATPEEQLILHRQLQAKSSGVLLDRIFKGSAFSFAALVLIVLFGIMLMLFKEAWPTFAHFGFGFFASAEWDAVNNKYGAIIPIIGTLVTSLIAVVIGVPVSFGIAIFITLMAPNWMKRPVGIAIELLAAVPSIIYGMWGLFYFAPWFANSVQPIMTDTLGELPVLGQFFQGPPIGVSIFTAGVVLAIMIIPFIASVMRDMFEIVPTTLKESAYAMGSTTWEVVWKVILPYTKAGVVGGIILGLGRAMGETMAVAFVVGNSLELNTGLFYPGATIASTMANEFNEASGLHMSSLIALGLILFIITFLVLSIAKWFLMILERAHQGTST
- the pstA gene encoding phosphate ABC transporter permease PstA produces the protein MTKYQVRKIVNFINLSASILVTLFGLVMLAWILSVLFGKGFQYINWAVFTQMTPPPGANGGLLNAIVGTLGLTVLAVLIGTPIGVMAGTYLAEFGMKGTFSNVVRFINDVLLSAPSIVVGVFVYTLVVEPSGHFSGWAGAIALSILVIPVVVRTTEDMLKLVPTPMREAAAALGAPRYKVTISIVYKAALSGMITGVLLATARIMGETAPLLFTALNNQFWSVDMNQPMANMPVVIYQYALSPYEDWQNLAWAAALLITISVLLMNILARYTLKSPTSR